From Dermochelys coriacea isolate rDerCor1 chromosome 9, rDerCor1.pri.v4, whole genome shotgun sequence, one genomic window encodes:
- the LOC122455670 gene encoding protein ALP1-like: MRIRSAIGEHVVIALWKLATPDFYRWVANQFGMRKSTVGLVLMKACKAINRILLRKTLGSVHDIVDGFARMGFPNCGGVTDGTHITILASDHLAAECINRKGYFSMVLQALLDHRGFFTDINAGWSGKVHDKRIFWNTGLFRKLQAGTFFLDQKITIGEVEMPIVILGDPAYPLVPWVIKPYTGHLDSSKEWFNNRLSKCRMTVECAFGHNICGGKGESFTQGWTAEAHPLQAEFEQPEIRAIRGVQRRAIRIRDALSQQFEAESH, translated from the exons atgagaatcaGATCTGCCATTGGAGAACACGtagtgattgcactgtggaagctggctactccagacttcTACCGAtgggtcgctaaccagttcggaatgagaaagtcgactgttggactTGTGTTGATGAAAGCGTGCAAGGCCATTAATCGTATCCTACTCCGAAAGACTCTGGGTagcgtgcatgacattgtggatggctttgcacgaatgggcttccctaactgtggaggggtgacaGATGGCACGCATATTACAATTCTGGCATCAGACCACCTAGCCGCCGAGTGCATTAATCGCAAAggatatttctcaatggttctccaggcacttctAGATCACCGTGGGtttttcacagacattaatgcaggctggtctggaaaggtgcatgacaaacgcatcttttggaacactggcctgttcaggaagctgcaagcagggactttcttcctggaccagaagatcaccataggggaagtcgaaatgcccattgtgatcctgggagaccctgcctaccccctAGTGCCATGGGTTATAAAACCATACacggggcaccttgacagcagcaaggagtggttcaacaacaggctaagcaagtgcagaatgactgttgagtgtgcttttgg ccataatatttgtggagggaagggtgaaagcttcactcagggctggaccgcagagGCTCACCCCTTGCAGGCTGAGTTTGAGCAGCCAGAgatcagggctattagaggggtgcagcgcAGGGcaataaggatcagggatgccttgagtcagcaatttgaagctgaaagccactaa